The following proteins are encoded in a genomic region of Bernardetia sp. MNP-M8:
- the cysD gene encoding sulfate adenylyltransferase subunit CysD codes for MNYLDQLESEAIHILRETAGQFEKPALLFSGGKDSIVLVHLALKAFRPAKFPFPLVHIDTGHNFPEALAFRDAFTKEIGEKLIVRNVADTIKAQNLAEPKGKFASRNGLQTYTLLETIEEFGFDACIGGARRDEEKARAKERVFSVRDEFGQWEPKLQRPELWNTYNGKISKGENVRVFPISNWTELDIWNYIKRENIALPPIYFSHLRECVFTSEKQLVAVSDFIQIDENDVIVTEKVRYRTVGDMTCTAAVPSEASTLDDVINEIIASRISERGETRIDDKVSEAAMEDRKKNGYF; via the coding sequence ATGAACTATTTAGATCAATTAGAATCCGAAGCGATTCATATTTTACGTGAAACAGCAGGACAATTTGAAAAACCTGCTTTATTATTTAGTGGTGGAAAAGACTCTATTGTCTTGGTACATTTGGCTCTTAAAGCCTTTCGTCCTGCTAAATTTCCTTTTCCTTTAGTCCATATTGATACAGGACATAATTTTCCAGAGGCACTTGCTTTTAGAGATGCTTTTACAAAAGAAATAGGAGAAAAACTTATTGTTAGGAATGTAGCTGATACTATCAAAGCTCAAAATTTAGCCGAACCAAAAGGAAAATTTGCAAGCAGAAACGGCTTACAAACTTATACTCTTTTAGAAACTATTGAAGAATTTGGTTTTGATGCGTGTATTGGAGGAGCAAGACGAGATGAAGAAAAAGCTCGTGCAAAAGAACGTGTTTTTTCAGTAAGAGATGAGTTTGGACAATGGGAGCCCAAATTGCAACGCCCAGAACTTTGGAATACCTATAATGGAAAAATTAGTAAAGGCGAAAATGTACGTGTTTTTCCGATTAGTAATTGGACAGAATTAGATATTTGGAATTATATCAAAAGAGAAAATATCGCTTTGCCGCCAATTTATTTTTCGCATTTGCGTGAATGTGTTTTTACATCAGAAAAGCAGTTAGTAGCCGTTTCGGATTTTATTCAGATTGATGAAAATGACGTGATTGTTACAGAAAAAGTCCGTTATCGTACCGTAGGAGATATGACATGTACGGCTGCTGTTCCTTCCGAAGCCTCAACACTTGATGATGTAATCAATGAAATTATCGCTTCCAGAATTAGTGAAAGAGGAGAAACACGCATTGATGACAAAGTTTCAGAAGCTGCGATGGAAGATAGAAAGAAAAATGGGTATTTCTAA